The region aatagAAATGGACACAAATTCGATCGAATTCGATGCTCCAAGAGGGAAAatcaatacaaaattattgcataaaaattaatggtaaaatattgTAGACAACTTCTAGGCGCTGTGGTGTGTTTCGCGTGTGTGGTGTGTAAggtgtgttttgtgtgtttgGTGTGTGTACGGTGTTCTGAGGTGGATAGTGGTGGCTTCAGTTAGCTAAGTTCAAGTTCAATAGCGGTGGTCACAGTTCTTCTTGTGCAGTGGGTGGTTCTTGGTTGGCTTGGTGGGTGGTGTGTGTTCTTGGGTGGTGGTTCAAAGTAGTCAGAGCTCGACAgcacttttacttttatttacagctattttttagtttttactgtttactttctcttttttcTCGTTTCTTTTGACTTGTTAATGCTATTTCTCGCTTTTGGAAGattatgttttatttgctTGCGCATTGGAGTTTTGCTCTTGCCTAAATATTCGATTAGCGGCTATTACAATTTGGCCTTTATGACTGCTCTGATCTGATCTGCTCGGGGCTATGGGGGTTATCTTGGCTATTCTGTCTATCTGGTTTTATGGATTGAAACAGGAGAACCAATATCGCAGGCCGGTAGCCAAGCTCTAGGTGCTGCCAAAGCCGGCAGGCAGGGCCATCGAAGCCTCCTTCTCCCCATTCTcggccagctgctgctgctgttgttgctgctgctgctgctgctgctgcagttgctgctgcgacAGGGACTGCGGGGACCCCGAGACGGACACCGATCCCGAGCCCGATCCCTGCTGAGCCACCGAGAGACTCAGGACCGCCGGCGAGATATGCGGCTCCGTGAGACGGCGCTTGCTCTTCGTTTTCTTCAGCATGGTGGCCTAGATATATAGCGTAAAACACACACATTGTCAAATCCGACATACACACAGGCACACGCACATCAAACAGAGAAACAATTTAGAACGCTACATAGTTTGTCCTTTTGCCGATTTCATTAGTTTTTTTTcgtactttttctttttatatttatatttttttttgttttttttttttaatctgccattaacaaatgaaaaatgcagAAAAAACATGGCTATTTTACATGGTTAGGGGAGGTGGCTCGGGGTGTTTCAAGTGGTGTGTGTGCTCTATTGATTAATTACGACACTTCGGGCGGGATTTACCAGGGGACAAATTACAAAGTTAACATACAAAACACGCATATCCAACGCACTCGCagtaaaatgttatttgcatTTTAGTTGGTTGACAATCGGTTAtagtttttaaagtatttaaatcattttaaatttaaaaataggataagatattttttcaaaaaccttATCAAAAGTAGGGGTATTATAACCCCCATCTAATGTTTCACAATAATAGTAATACCTCATAATTTATATCTTTATAATGCTATTTAAGACTATCTTTATCTTATCTTGATCTTATTTACCACAATAAATCCCAAAAACCTTAACCGATTGTCAATATATTTGTTAATCTTCATTACTCTAAGGGAATAGAACAACAGGCATTCCTAATATTATGTCCTAATTACGGTTCGGTCTGTTGTGCCCCAAGTAtgacttaaatctaaatttaaactgTCATGTATGCTCTGTGGATATTAACTTGGTTATTTCTGTAGGAGGGTGTAACAATTGAAATGAAACCAAAATAGGGGTAAACCAAAGGTGTAGTCCTCAAAATAAGGTAAGAAAGCACTCCCTCTTTTAAGCATGAGCTGATTTTGTTGTtcataagtatttttaaacatgAAATGAGGGTAATTTAGTCTTAAGAAGCAAGCATGCCATAGAACAAAGGAACAGCAGATACATGCAGGGAATCGGATACGAAAGGAGGAGGACTTACCTTAAGAGCCGACTTGAGGACGACCACGTCGCCGGGACTCTGGATCCAGGGCTCACCATCCACCTGTACGGGCATGTCAGTGTTCAAGTGTATCTTGATATGACCGCCCTACAATAGAAATTTGTCATATATTAATTTGATATCTATTGAAAGATAGGGAGAGCTTTTGATGCTTACCTGGGCTATGCGCATAGCCGTACGAATTCCGGATTGGATTTGACCCAAGTGGACCACGCCCGTGACGCCGACCACCTCCAGCATACCATCGTAGTGGTTGGGCGTGGAGAACTGGTCGTCCTTGTCAGGACCCCAGGGATTGGCACCGCTGCCCCAGctggaaaatataattatattattaggTAACATATCATGGAACAATGGCCTTTTAACTGGCGGACGTAACTTTTTTACTGCCGCCACACATGCAGTATACAGCAGAGTTGTTCcgatgtttattttttaaagattgaaATGCCTTAGCTCACCTCAAAATATTCAAGATGATAATGCCATCGACGGGTGGCAGATCGACGATCTTGCCGTCGACCTCCAGGCGCAGCTCCTTCTGCAGATCCTTGACAGCCTTGCGTCCCACGATCTTGCGCAGGCCCATCTTCACGTAGTAGCCCTTGTTGCGCAGCCGCGAGTTGAACTGATTGGGATTCTCCTCGCGCGCATTGTGAAAGTCCAGGCAGAGGTCCGCGTCGATGCCAATGCCAAAGTAGTTGTTCATCACGAAGATCTGGGAGTTATCCTCGTTTTGGGCTCCACCTGGATGGAACACCAAGTTCAGTTAGTTTTATTCAGCTAACCTTCATGTTGGCTAACACATCGACACATGACACCAAATATTTAACTGACAACATCGAGGTGGATGGCATCCACAGCTTAATTTACCCAAATATAACTGGTAGAACCTTTCGGTGTCTGGACTAGTAGGTGGTGACCTTACCTCTTCTTAGTCTTGGACATGCAAATCCTCACAGGGATATCTTTACACATCGAAACTAAACAGCATTGCTCATCAGATACCAAAACTAGGCTTGGGTTTTATGTAAATAATAGGTTTTTGGGGGTGTCTTGGGGTGTGGCCATTTCTTTGCTTGGTTTAAAGATTACaattcatttatatttatataatatatagtcTATAACTTGGTTAGTTTAAACTACAAATATAATCCGTTTTTTCCGCTAAGTAAGTTCTAAAATTGAAAGAGTTATAGCTATAAATTGTCTCATACTAGTATATAAAGATACTTTTAAGAACAGTGTATTACTTTCCTAAGAGATATACAAAAAGTGGTATTGATTGCTTTCAAGCACTATTATATCTACATTTGTACAGTTCTGAATACAGAATTGCGGTTTTGCAAGGAACCAGCGAAATATTACAGCCGGATTGGGATTAAGTCAAAGCACAGAGTTTAATTACAACACAAAGGAAAAGTTTTGGGTGAACTGGGACGGGGTACTGGGGTACTGGAGCGGAGTCTGTGGGGTTAGACACTAGACGGGTTAACGAGTATGTAACGTAGAGAAAGAACACACGAACGTAGTTTTGAAAACACCAAATGACCTGATATATCACTCGATGTCAGAGCCGGTAATTGATGATGCTGATTGGTTTGTTGCGATTGCGATAGGTGTGCTTGGTGTGCCTTCTTCTTCTTACCGGTTGTTTGCGAGGGCGCCTTCATGGCCGGCTCTTCGGGCTTGTCCTCCGGATGGAAGACAACCGTCCAGCGGTCCAGCCGTATCTCCTCCGCCTCGATGACGTCGCGCAGCAGATTCAGGGGATCCTCGCCGCCGGTATAACCGGAGCCCCAGCACAAAACGCGAGCCAAATCGTTGCCTAAACGGGGTTTCGAATGGGTTAAGATAATGGATTAATATAAGTTTGAGGACCTGCACAGATCTAATACACTATAATGGAGTTCCTAATGGTTAAAGCACACGACTACTCAGCTCTACTTACCAGTTCCTAGGGGAACTATGGCGCAGGGTGGACTAGAGCACTCCGAGTCCTGGCCCACATTGTCCAGGCACTGCAGCACCCAACCAATGGTGCCATCCCCGCCGCAAACCAGAATCTTGTAGTTGGTTATTTGTCGGAATACATACAAGCTGGAAGGGATCACCGATtaataatatgtaaaatatgGATCTTTAAGGGTAAGACCCTACCCTGGCAGAGGACCACCATTGTCCAGATCGAAGACCTGGTAGGGATTCAGCAGTTTCCTGAAGCTGGAGATCAGCTCCAATCCCTGACAGCCTCCAGACTTCACATTGACGAAGACCAGCAGTGGCCTCACATCCGAGGGCACCATGCTGGGCTCAATGTTAGGCAGTAGCAATACCAGTAGCTTTTTATCCTCTATGATGGTCTCGCGGAGATTGTAGAAGGCGCGAACCTACAAGAAAGACCCACCATATTAATAGGATTCCTATTATAATATTACCATATTCCTGCAATACCCACCGCCTTCATGGAGTCCTCGAAGGTGAGCACCACGGAGCCATACTCATAGTAGATGGGTCCAATGCTGATGAACTTGTTCTCATCCGTTACGTACTTGTTGAGGATCTGCTCGTAGTTGCGCTGCGAGAGACCAGTGGGTAGGTTGCCCACGAACAGGGCGATGTTGGGACCATGTGGATCCTGCTTGTGCTGCATGTAGAACCGCATGAGCTCCATTTGGCGAATGGAGTCCTTGCCCAGCTGCTTCATAATATCCCAGGGCCTTTCGTTCCACGACAAGATGCGTTCGGTAACGCCGCGATCGAGCAGCACCTCCGAGCACCTGGTGGGGGTTACCAAGTGGGTTATAAAAGATGTTCAATATGATCACAGTACGATTTCCTCACCTGTAGTCCTGTATCTGGTTGTCCTGCAGCCCGAACTTGTCCAGGGCATCGCGTATCAAATCCTTAATAACTGTGCTATTATCTACAGGAACACTGACGTAGGGATCCTCCAGCGAAGAGCACTGCAGCTTGCCGGGGTAAACGCGCACATGGCCACGGTCGCGGTCGTGGAACCGTAGGTAAATGGCCGGCCTCTTGCCCTCCAGATGGGTCAGGTTGAGCACGGGCGTGGGGTCCAGCATGGGGGTGTCCTCCATGCCGGCCGGGGCGTACAGGTCGGTCAGGTAGAAGGCCTGCGGGTCGCGCGTGATGTGGAATGCCCGCAGGGCGGTGGTCAGCAGCTGCTCCAGCGTGTAGGTGCGCTGCACGATGATCACCCGGTACTGCTGGCGTCGGAATGAGTTGTTGCCATCGAACACCTTGATCATCTCTGTGGCGGAATCGggtttatagaaaataaataatggtaTCAATGGGATTACTTACCTATATCCTTTTCCTCgcgctccttctccttcttctCGCGATCCTTCTCCGACTTATCCGACTTGTGGCCGGAGC is a window of Drosophila biarmipes strain raj3 chromosome 3R, RU_DBia_V1.1, whole genome shotgun sequence DNA encoding:
- the LOC108026151 gene encoding diacylglycerol kinase theta isoform X3, with translation MADGGHSFVKKTFHKPTYCHHCSDLLWGLIQQGYICEVCNFIIHERCVSSVVTPCSGIAPCIIKNPVAHCWSEPTHHKRKFCTVCRKRLDETPAVHCLVCEYFAHIECQDFAVPDCTENATYVPGKELLNVKHQHHWREGNLPSTSKCAYCKKTCWSSECLTGYRCEWCGMTTHAGCRMYLPTECNFGILQPIYLPPHSVSIPRTEVPIEAIIGVQVKSKTSLVRDYSCLGETSNEQDQQEPEEEPEEENTEQDSALQLTTSTSNVIGNLQKSPSANSSLHLLYTNLFRKLGQGKRRRKRGSSGGGISPSEDEDDVDGGVCDISGGDLSDDYDHCDVALRRRSLRSRQPRDVSETDYHGDAEAEVDGETAPRESCYETSDTGGELTNTDDLDSSLNLISNLSYNSSNNSNASNAPGGGGGGGGGVARSTITTTTAPGKSGHALSVQGGRQQPKTGALAQIKPKPKPILMPKHKAQGKGGSLSSPLSNSNSSDCSSASPSAPATLLQLSPVGRSKSFQESAAITAVSRYKKYGRGLFQRRRSKRSPKNAVGAAGGKSNYSLDRLSQNIEITIQDEDGNYQPYDDNFHMLARRLDATDVDDDVGFDDLYLDDRPSGASDDLAFAGDISDGGASSRSRASDASDGHVLGRLLRQVRQGLSVGWRKPRYQKRRARSISEEFSSGDTPRCKDEDVASKTEPGHGPTSSGGGGAGGGGSGGAGGSSTAGASSSAAGGSSGHYRPDSGSGHKSDKSEKDREKKEKEREEKDIEMIKVFDGNNSFRRQQYRVIIVQRTYTLEQLLTTALRAFHITRDPQAFYLTDLYAPAGMEDTPMLDPTPVLNLTHLEGKRPAIYLRFHDRDRGHVRVYPGKLQCSSLEDPYVSVPVDNSTVIKDLIRDALDKFGLQDNQIQDYRCSEVLLDRGVTERILSWNERPWDIMKQLGKDSIRQMELMRFYMQHKQDPHGPNIALFVGNLPTGLSQRNYEQILNKYVTDENKFISIGPIYYEYGSVVLTFEDSMKAVRAFYNLRETIIEDKKLLVLLLPNIEPSMVPSDVRPLLVFVNVKSGGCQGLELISSFRKLLNPYQVFDLDNGGPLPGLYVFRQITNYKILVCGGDGTIGWVLQCLDNVGQDSECSSPPCAIVPLGTGNDLARVLCWGSGYTGGEDPLNLLRDVIEAEEIRLDRWTVVFHPEDKPEEPAMKAPSQTTGKKKKAHQAHLSQSQQTNQHHQLPALTSSDISGGAQNEDNSQIFVMNNYFGIGIDADLCLDFHNAREENPNQFNSRLRNKGYYVKMGLRKIVGRKAVKDLQKELRLEVDGKIVDLPPVDGIIILNILSWGSGANPWGPDKDDQFSTPNHYDGMLEVVGVTGVVHLGQIQSGIRTAMRIAQGGHIKIHLNTDMPVQVDGEPWIQSPGDVVVLKSALKATMLKKTKSKRRLTEPHISPAVLSLSVAQQGSGSGSVSVSGSPQSLSQQQLQQQQQQQQQQQQQLAENGEKEASMALPAGFGST
- the LOC108026151 gene encoding diacylglycerol kinase theta isoform X4, with the protein product MADGGHSFVKKTFHKPTYCHHCSDLLWGLIQQGYICEVCNFIIHERCVSSVVTPCSGIAPCIIKNPVAHCWSEPTHHKRKFCTVCRKRLDETPAVHCLVCEYFAHIECQDFAVPDCTENATYVPGKELLNVKHQHHWREGNLPSTSKCAYCKKTCWSSECLTGYRCEWCGMTTHAGCRMYLPTECNFGILQPIYLPPHSVSIPRTEVPIEAIIGVQVKSKTSLVRDYSCPRSISEEFSSGDTPRCKDEDVASKTEPGHGPTSSGGGGAGGGGSGGAGGSSTAGASSSAAGGSSGHYRPDSGSGHKSDKSEKDREKKEKEREEKDIEMIKVFDGNNSFRRQQYRVIIVQRTYTLEQLLTTALRAFHITRDPQAFYLTDLYAPAGMEDTPMLDPTPVLNLTHLEGKRPAIYLRFHDRDRGHVRVYPGKLQCSSLEDPYVSVPVDNSTVIKDLIRDALDKFGLQDNQIQDYRCSEVLLDRGVTERILSWNERPWDIMKQLGKDSIRQMELMRFYMQHKQDPHGPNIALFVGNLPTGLSQRNYEQILNKYVTDENKFISIGPIYYEYGSVVLTFEDSMKAVRAFYNLRETIIEDKKLLVLLLPNIEPSMVPSDVRPLLVFVNVKSGGCQGLELISSFRKLLNPYQVFDLDNGGPLPGLYVFRQITNYKILVCGGDGTIGWVLQCLDNVGQDSECSSPPCAIVPLGTGNDLARVLCWGSGYTGGEDPLNLLRDVIEAEEIRLDRWTVVFHPEDKPEEPAMKAPSQTTGKKKKAHQAHLSQSQQTNQHHQLPALTSSDISGGAQNEDNSQIFVMNNYFGIGIDADLCLDFHNAREENPNQFNSRLRNKGYYVKMGLRKIVGRKAVKDLQKELRLEVDGKIVDLPPVDGIIILNILSWGSGANPWGPDKDDQFSTPNHYDGMLEVVGVTGVVHLGQIQSGIRTAMRIAQGGHIKIHLNTDMPVQVDGEPWIQSPGDVVVLKSALKATMLKKTKSKRRLTEPHISPAVLSLSVAQQGSGSGSVSVSGSPQSLSQQQLQQQQQQQQQQQQQLAENGEKEASMALPAGFGST
- the LOC108026151 gene encoding diacylglycerol kinase theta isoform X5; translation: MADGGHSFVKKTFHKPTYCHHCSDLLWGLIQQGYICEVCNFIIHERCVSSVVTPCSGIAPCIIKNPVAHCWSEPTHHKRKFCTVCRKRLDETPAVHCLVCEYFAHIECQDFAVPDCTENATYVPGKELLNVKHQHHWREGNLPSTSKCAYCKKTCWSSECLTGYRCEWCGMTTHAGCRMYLPTECNFGILQPIYLPPHSVSIPRTEVPIEAIIGVQVKSKTSLVRDYSCPRSISEEFSSGDTPRCKDEDVASKTEPGHGPTSSGGGGAGGGGSGGAGGSSTAGASSSAAGGSSGHYRPDSGSGHKSDKSEKDREKKEKEREEKDIEMIKVFDGNNSFRRQQYRVIIVQRTYTLEQLLTTALRAFHITRDPQAFYLTDLYAPAGMEDTPMLDPTPVLNLTHLEGKRPAIYLRFHDRDRGHVRVYPGKLQCSSLEDPYVSVPVDNSTVIKDLIRDALDKFGLQDNQIQDYRCSEVLLDRGVTERILSWNERPWDIMKQLGKDSIRQMELMRFYMQHKQDPHGPNIALFVGNLPTGLSQRNYEQILNKYVTDENKFISIGPIYYEYGSVVLTFEDSMKAVRAFYNLRETIIEDKKLLVLLLPNIEPSMVPSDVRPLLVFVNVKSGGCQGLELISSFRKLLNPYQVFDLDNGGPLPGLYVFRQITNYKILVCGGDGTIGWVLQCLDNVGQDSECSSPPCAIVPLGTGNDLARVLCWGSGYTGGEDPLNLLRDVIEAEEIRLDRWTVVFHPEDKPEEPAMKAPSQTTGGAQNEDNSQIFVMNNYFGIGIDADLCLDFHNAREENPNQFNSRLRNKGYYVKMGLRKIVGRKAVKDLQKELRLEVDGKIVDLPPVDGIIILNILSWGSGANPWGPDKDDQFSTPNHYDGMLEVVGVTGVVHLGQIQSGIRTAMRIAQGGHIKIHLNTDMPVQVDGEPWIQSPGDVVVLKSALKATMLKKTKSKRRLTEPHISPAVLSLSVAQQGSGSGSVSVSGSPQSLSQQQLQQQQQQQQQQQQQLAENGEKEASMALPAGFGST